ACCGCCTGTGCCTGACCGACATGCGCCTGCCCGATGGCGACGGCCTGGAGCTGGTCGAGCTCATCCAGGGCTGCCAGCCCGGCCTGCCGGTGGCCGTGATCACCGCCTTCGGCAGCATCGAGACCGCGATCCGCGCGCTCAAGCTCGGCGCCTTCGACTTCGTCACCAAGCCGGTCGAGCTCAAGGCCCTGCGCGAGCTCGTCAGCCATGCGCTCAAGCTCAAGGACGGCGCCGGCGAGGCCCCCGTGCCCGGCACCACGCGTGCCCTCATCGGCCATTCGCCGGCCTTCGTGCAGCTGCGCGGCCAGGCCGAGAAGCTCGCGCGCAACCAGGCGCCGGTGTTCATCCACGGCGAATCGGGCACCGGCAAGGAGGTCATCGCGCGCTACATCCACGGCCTCGGTGCGCGCGCGACCGGCCCCTTCGTGCCGGTGAACTGCGGTGCGATCTCGCCCGAGCTGATGGAGAGCGAGTTCTTCGGCCATCGCAAGGGCAGCTTCACCGGCGCCGGCACCGACAAGGAAGGCCTGTTCCAGGCCGCCAACGGCGGCACGCTGTTCCTCGACGAGATCGGCGAGCTGCCGCTGGCCATGCAGGTCAAGCTGCTGCGCGCGATCCAGGAGCGCGCGGTGCGCCCTGTCGGCGCCCATGCCGAGGAGCCGGTCGACGTGCGCATCCTGTCGGCCTCGCACCAGGATCTCGGCCGCCTGGTCGCCGAGGGGCGCTTCCGCCAGGATCTGTTCTTCCGCATCAACGTCATCACCCTGCGCGTGCCGCCGCTGCGCGAACGTCGCGAGGACATCCCCGAGCTCGCCACCCACATCCTGGCGCGCCTGGCCGCGCGCGAGGGGGGCGCGCCGCGCCGCCTGTCGCCCGACGCGCTGCAGGCGCTGCAGCGCCACGCCTTCCCGGGCAACGTGCGCGAGCTGGAGAACCTGCTCGAGCGCGCCTGCGCGCTGTGCGAGGGCAGCGAGATCGGCGCCGCCGACATCGAGCTCTACCCGGAGCAGACCGCGTCGGGCTGGCTCACCGACAGCCTGGCCGGCAGCTACTACGACGCGCCGCAGCCGGAGCCCGCCGCCGGCGAGGAGGCGGTCGAGGCGCCGGACGAGGCCGAGCGCCTGCGCATCATCCGCGCGCTCGAGCAGACGCGCTGGAACCGCTCCGCCGCCGCGCGCAACCTCGGCATGACGCTGCGCCAGCTGCGCTACCGGCTGCAGAAGTGGGGGATGGAGTAAGGCGGCGCTCCCACGGGGTAATGCTTCCATGATGTGGATGGCATCGATTCTGGCCGGAGGTCGAGCGATTGAATAGAATGGCGTCATGAATCCGACCATCCACCATCACGGCGCGCGCCATGGCGTCACCGGCTCCTGTCATCAGCTCTTCGTCGAGGGCGACAACAGCTTCCTGATCGACTGCGGCCTGTTCCAGGGCACCGAGACCGCGCCCGACGGCAGGGCCGGCGCCGACCGGCTCGACATCGACTTCCCGATCGCCGGCATCGGCGCGCTGGTGCTGACCCATGTGCACATCGACCACTGCGGCCGCCTGCCGTGGCTGCTGGCGGCCGGCTTCAAGGGGCCGATCCTGTGCAGCGAGCCCTCCGCGCGCCTGCTGCCCACGGTGCTGGCCGACGCCTTCCAGGTCGGCGTCAGCCGCGACAGGGCGATGGTCGAGCGCTACCTCGACATGGTCGAGCCGCGCATCCGCGCGCTGCCCTACGGCAAGTGGCACACGATCTACCGCAGCGCCGGCGCCACCTGCCGCATCCGCCTGCAGCGCGCCGGGCACATCCTCGGTTCGGCCTACGTCGAATGCGAGCTCTCCGGCGCGGCCTGGCCCGACAAGCGCCGCGTGATCTTCTCCGGCGACCTCGGTGCGCCGCATGCGCCGCTGCTGCCCGCGCCGCGCCCGCCGTGGCAGGCCGACGTGCTGGTGCTCGAGACCACCTACGGCGACCGCCAGCACGAGGATCGCCGCAACCGGCGCAAGCGCCTGCAGGCGGTGGTCGAGCGTGCGCTGGAGGACGGCGGCACCGTCATCATCCCGGCCTTCAGCATCGGCCGCACGCAGGAGCTGCTGTACGAGTTCGAGGACATCCTGCACACCGAGCGCCAGCGCCCGGGCAAGCATGCGGACAAGTGGGCGGGGCTGAAGATCTTCCTCGACTCGCCGCTCGCCCAGCGCTTCACCGAGCTCTACCGCGCGCTGCAGCCGTTCTGGGACGCCGAGGCGCGGGCGCGGGTTCGCGCCGGTCGCCAGCCGCTGAGCTACGATCAGCTGGTCGCCATCGACACCCACGAGCGCCATCTCGCCAACGTGCAGCGCCTGGCGCGCAGCCGCGAGCCCGCCATCGTCATCGCCGCCAGCGGCATGTGCGCCGGCGGCAGGGTGGTGAATTACCTCAAGGCCATGCTCGGCGACCCGCGCCATGACGTGCTCTTCGTCGGCTACCAGGCGCGCGGTACGCCCGGGCATGCCATCCAGACCTACGGCCCGCGCGGCGGCTACGTCGAGCTCGATGGCGAGCGCATCGACATCCGCGCCGGCGTGCATTCGATGTCCGGCTACTCGGCGCATGCCGACCAGGCCGACCTCACCCGCTTCGTCACCCGCATGCGCCATCTGCCCGGCGAGGTTCGCCTGGTGCATGGCGAGGACGAGGTGCGCGCCGCCTTCGCGCGCCACCTCGGCGCCGCGACCGCCGGCAAGGTCCGGATCGTGGCCTGATCGCGGCCGCGCGTCGGTCGCGACCGCAGTGCTCGCCCTCCGCCCGGTGGAAATTCGTCCCGCATGCGTCCCGCCGCAGCCGGATCGCGGTCAGCAGGGCTGCCGGACTGGCCGTGGTCGTGCATTTGTTCCTGTGTGGCCTTTGGCGTATCTTCATACGATCATCGAAAATGTCCGGTCTCCTGCGACCGGCATGTGATTCGCGGTTCCGAGCAAACTGGGGGATTCGTCATGGGCAGCAAGATTCGGGGCATGTGGTCTGGGGTGGTTCGTTTCCTGGTGCTGGGGGCCGCCGTCGGCGTGCTCGCCGGCTGTGCGTCTTCCTTCCCGTCGGCGCCGCCCGCCGCGGCGGATGCCGAATACAACTACCTGATCGGTCCGGGCGACACCCTCAACATCGTCGTCTGGCGCAACCCGGAGCTCTCCATGTCGGTGCCGGTGCGCCCCGACGGCAAGATCACCACGCCGCTGGTCGAGGACCTGCCGGCGATCGGCAAGGACTCCACCACGCTGGCGCGAGACATCGAGAAGGAACTGGCCAAGTTCATCCGCGAGCCGGTGGTCACCGTGATCGTCACCAACTTCGCCGGCCCCTACAGCGAGCAGATCCGCGTGGTCGGCGAGGCCGCCGAGCCGCGCATCCTGCCCTACACGCAGAAGATGACCCTGCTCGACGTCATGATCGCGGTCGGCGGGCTGACCGAATTCGCCGACGGCAACGCCGCGAGCATCCTGCGCACCGGTGAGGGCAACAAGCAGTACAGCGTGCGCATCAAGGATCTGGTCAAGCGTGGCGACGTGTCGGCCAACGTCGAGATGCGTCCGGGCGACGTGCTGATCATCCCGCAGAGCTGGTTCTGATCCCGGGATCCCGATCCACCCCTCGGGCGGGGCCGGCGCCGCGCAGGCGGTGAGGCCCGACCCGAATCCTGCGAGCTGATTCATGGAAGAACTCGTATCGCAAATCACCGGCTACCTGCGCGGCATGTGGCGCTTCCGGTGGTGGGGGCTCGCGCTCGCCTGGATCGTCGGCATCGTCGCCGGAGTCGTCATCTACAAGATGCCCGACAAGTACGAATCGAGCGCGCGCGTTTTCGTGGATACGCAGTCGGTGCTGCGCCCGCTGATGGCGGGGCTGGCGGTGCAGCCCAACGTCGACCAGCAGATCGCGATGCTGAGCCGCACGCTGATCAGCCGCCCGAACGTCGAGAAGCTGATCACCATGGCCGACCTCGACCTCGGGGTGAATACGCCCGAACAGCGCGAAGCCCTGATCACCCGCCTGTCCGAGGACCTGCGCATCGGCTCGGCCGACCGCACCAACCTGTTCACCCTGTCGTATTCGGACACCCGGCCCGAGCGCGCGCAGCGCGTCGTGCAGTCGCTGCTGTCGCTGTTCGTCGAGTCCGGCCTGGGCAGCAAACGCCAGGACGCGGACGCCGCGCGGCGCTTCATCGAGGAGCAGATCCGCAGCTACGAGCACAAGCTCACCGAGGCCGAGAACCGGGTGAAGGAGTTCCGCTTGCGCAACATGGCGGTGCTCGGTGACGGTGCGCGCGACTACGTCGCCCAGATCGGCGCTCTCTCCGAGCAGGTGCAGCAGGCCCGGCTCGAACTGCGCGAGGCCGAGAACGGCCGCGACTCGCTGCAGCGCCAGCTGGTCGGCGAGGAGCCGGTCCTGCTGCCGCAGACGCCGTCGGCGTCCGGGGTGTCGATCCCCGAGATCGACGGCCGCATCGACACCCTCAAGCGCAACCTCGACGAGCTGCTGCTGCGCTACACCGACAAGCACCCCGACGTGGCCGGCACGCGGCGCCTGATCGAGGAGCTCGAGGCGCAGAAGCTCGCGCAGGTGCAGACCATGCAGGCCAGCGGCGGCAGCCAGTTCGGCGCGCTCGATTCCAACCCGGTGTATCAGCAGATGAAGCTCGCCCTGGTGCAGGCCGAGTCGCGCGTGGCTTCGCTGCGGGTGCGCGTCGGCGAGTTCCAGGGGCGGCTCGACCAGCTGCGCGAGCAGGCGCGCATGGTGCCGCAGATCGAGGCGGAAATGGCCCAGCTCAACCGCGACTACAGCGTGCACAAGAGCAACTACGACGCCCTGGTCGCGCGTCGCGAGTCGGCCAGCATCGCGGTGGACATGAACACCCAGACCGGGGTGGCCGACTTCCGCGTCATCGACCCGCCCACGCTGGCGACAAAGCCGACTGCGCCCAACCGCATCCTGCTGATCCCGCTGGCGGGGCTGGTCGGGCTTGCCGCCGGCTTCGCGCTGACCTTCCTGATCAGCCAGTTGCGTCCTGCATTCACCGATCCGCGCACGCTGCGCGAGGTCAGCGGCCTGCCGGTGCTGGGCTCGGTCTCCATGCTGCGCACGCGCGAGCGCGCGGCGGCGCGGAGACGCGGCCTGTTCGCCTTCGGGGCCGGTGTCGCGGCCTATGCCGGTGCGTTCGCCGCGGCTGCGGTCGCCTTGCGCTTGATCCAGGGTTAAACGAGGCCTCACGATGAGTCTTATTGAAAAAGCCGCGCAACGCCTCGATCAGCTCAAGCAGGCCTCGGCCGAGCCGGGGGACGAACAGCTATCGCCGCCGGCAGCCCGGCCCCCGGCTGGTGCCGGACCTGAGGCGGCTGCCGCGGCGCCCGCAAGAAGCCTCACCCAGTCCTCCGAGGTGCCGCTGACCGCGCCCCTGGCGCAGGCGGCGCCGGTGTCGCGAACGGCCCACATAGACCTGGGTGCCCTGGCGGCGCGGGGCATGGTCACACCCGACGAGCCGCGCTCGTCGATCGCCGAGGAGTTCCGCGTCATCAAGCGGCCGCTGCTGCGCAATGCCACCGACACCAGCGCGGTGCGCATCGAGAACGCGAACCTGATCATGGTCACCAGCGCCCTGCCGGGCGAGGGCAAGACCTTCAGTGCGATCAACCTCGCGATCAGCATGGCGATGGAACTCGACTACACGGTGCTGCTGGTCGATGCCGACGTGTCGCGGCCCTCGGTGTTCCGCCAGCTCGGCCTGCCGCCCGAGCGCGGCCTGATGGACGTGCTGGCCGGCGAGGTCACCGACCTCAGCGAGGTCCTGCTGCGCACCAACATCGAGAAGCTCTCGATCCTGCCCGCCGGCATGCCGCATCAGCGCGCCACCGAGCTGCTCGCCTCGGAGAACATGAACCGGCTGCTCAAGCAGATCGCCAGCCGCTACTCCGACCGCATCGTCATCTTCGATTCGCCGCCGCTGCTCGTTACCACCGAATCGCGCGTGCTCGCCACCCACATGGGCCAGGTGCTGGTCGTGGTCGAAGCCGAGCGCACCACGCACGCCTCGGTCAAGCAGGCGCTGGCCACCATCGAAAGCTGCCCGATCAAGCTGATGATGCTCAACAAGTCGCGTCAGAGCGGACCCGGGTCGTACTACGGATATGGATACGGATATGCTTATGGTGAAAAGCCGCGCGAGAACGCGGCCTGAGGTGGCCCTCCCGCGCCTCACGCTGATTGCCGCGCTGCTGCTGCCGCTCACTGCGTCGGGACTCGCGCAGGCGCAGACGGTGCGCATCCAGCCCACCCTCGACACCAGCCTGACCTGGACCGACAACGTCGACACCACCGACACCGACGAGCAGCAGGACTGGATCCTGGAGGTCTCGCCGGGGGTGTCGATCAGTCGCGAGTCGGGCCGCTTCAGCGGTGCGCTCGACATGCGGCTGCGCAACCAGATTTATGCCGAACAGACCGAGGACAACACGACCTTCCTCGCGCTGCAGGGCAGGGGCACGATCGAGGCCGTCGAGGATGCATTCTTCGTCGACCTCGGGGCCTCGGTCAGCCGCGACAACCGCTCCGCGTTCCGCGGCCGCTTCGCCGGCGACACGCTCGACAGCGATGAGGACAACGAGACCCGGCTGTTCTATGTCGGTCCGCGCTTCGGATTTCGTTTCGGCGAGAGCGGGCTGGGCAACATCGGCTATCAGGAGCGCTGGCTGAGCGGCGGGGATAACGCCCTGGGCGACCGCCGCACCAGCACCTGGAACGCGAGCGTGGCGGATCCGGTCGCCCTGCGCCTGTTCGGCTGGGGGCTGGACTACCAGCGCACCGACACCCGCTACGACGAAGGCGACACCCGCGACCTCATGCAGGAAATCGGCCGCGGCACGCTCTTCATCAACCTCGATCCGCAGTTCCGGGTACGTGCGATCGCCGGCTACGAGTCCAACGACTATTCGACGGTCCAGGGCGAGAGCGGTGCCATCTGGGGGGCGGGCTTCGACTGGTCGCCGACCGAGCGCACCAGCATTTCCGCCACCGGCGAGGACCGCATCTTCGGCACCGGCTACGACGTCGGCGTGCAGCACCGCATGGCGCGCTCGGTATGGAGCTTCTCGGCCACGCGCGACATCACGTCCTCGCTGGACGAGCTCGGCGAGACCCTGCTGCTCACCCCGCAGAACATCCTGGATCTCGAGGAGCTCCTCGTCACCGACCCGGACGCGGTCGACGATTACCTCGCCGGGCTCACGCCGCTCTTCATCCGCACCAACCGCTACTACGTCAGCAAGGCGGTGCGTGCTGCCGTCACCCTGATCGGCGTGCGCAACACGCTCACCGTCGGCGTCGCCCAGACCGACCGCTCGCAACTCGACACCCTGGGCTTCAGCGGCCTGGTCGACGACGAGTTCGACACCTACGACCGCGTCAAGACGCGCGAGGCCTTCGTGGCCTTCGATCACAAGCTCTCGGGCCTGGCCACGCTGAGGCTCGCGCTGCAGCGCTCGAAGTCCCAGGGCTACGGCGAGGACGAGGACGAGACGACGCGCACCGCCTACACCGTCGGCGTTACCCGCAACCTCGGCCCGCGGACCAGCGCCAGCCTCACCTACCGCCACACCAGGTCCGAAGGCACCGACGCCTACACCGAGAACACGATCGTCGCCGCGGTCGGCATGCGGTTCTGAGCGGAGAGCCGATGTACACCTCATTCTTCAAGCTCAGTGGCAAGCCCTTCCAGCTCAACCCGGACCCCGCCTTCTTCTACGGCAGCCGGGGCCACCGGCGGGCGATGGCCTACCTGGAGTACGGCCTGCACCAGAGCGAGGGCTTCATCGTCATCACCGGCGAGATCGGCGCCGGCAAGACGACGATCGTGCGCAGCCTGTTCGAGCAGCTCGACCCCGAGCGCGTCGTCGCGGCCAACATCGTCAGCACCCAGATCGATGCCGACGACATGCTGCGCCTGGTCGCCGCCGCCTTCGGCGTGCCCAGCCGCAACCTCGACAAGGCGGGGCTGCTGCTGGCGCTCGAGACCTACCTGGTGTCGGTCACCGCGGCGGGCAAGCGCGCGCTGCTGATCGTCGACGAGGCGCAGAACCTGACCCCGGCGGCGGTCGAGGAGCTGCGCATGCTGTCCAACTTCCAGCTCGAGGACCACGCCCTGCTGCAGAGCTTCCTGGTCGGCCAGCCGGAATTCCGCGACATGATGCAGCACCCCGAGATGCAGCAGCTGCGCCAGCGCGTGATCGCCTCCTACCACCTCGGCCCGCTCGACGCTCAGGAGACCCGCGGCTACATCGAGCACCGCCTGTCGCGCGTCGGCTGGGCCAGGGACCCCGACTTCGAGCCGGGTGCGTTCAGCGCCATATATGGCTACACCGGCGGCATCCCGCGCCGCATCAACACCCTGTGCGACCGGCTGATGCTGTCCGCCTACCTCGGCGAGCGCCACATGATCGGCGAAGGCGACGTCCGCGAGGTGATCGACGAGCTCAAGGAAGAGTTCGCCCCCGGCCGCGCCCGTCCGCTGCAGCCGCCGCAGCCCGCGGCGGGCGGTGATGCGGAGCTCGCGCTGCGCCTCGACGCCCTCGCGCTCGAGCGCCTGCGCGCGCCGCCCGAACTCGCCGAGCGGGCCACGAGCCTCGCCGGCAACTACGACCTGCAGCGCATCGAGGCGCGGCTCGCCGGTCTCGAGCAGTCGGTCTCCGCGACCCTCCAGGTCCTCTCCCAACTGCTGCAGGCGGTGCGCCGCGACGCGCCGGCAACGGACAAATCCGAATGAGCACTACGGCCGAGAAGCCCGCGCCGGTCATCTGCGTCGTCGGCGCCCGCCCCAACTACATGAAGGTCGCGCCCATCATCCGCGCCTTCGCCGCCCACAATCCGCCGATCCCCACGCTGCTGGTGCATACCGGCCAGCACTACGACCCGGCGATGAAGGACCGCCTGTTCGCCGACCTCGAACTGCCCGAGCCCGACGTCAACCTCGCCGTCGGCTCCGGCTCGCACGCGGTGCAGACCGCCGAGGTCATGAAGCGCTTCGAGCCGGTGATCGACGAGTACGGCGCGCGCGCGGTACTGGTGGTGGGCGACGTCAATTCCACGCTCGCCTGCGCGCTGGTCGCCAGCAAGCGCCACATCCCGGTGGTGCACGTCGAATCCGGCCTGCGCAGCTACGACCGGCGCATGCCTGAGGAGATCAACCGCGTCCTCACCGACCAGATCTCCGACGTGCTCTACACCACCGAGCGCTCCGCCCACGACAACCTCGCGCGCGAGGGCATCGCGCCCGAGCGCGCGGTCTTCGTCGGCAACGTCATGATCGACAGCCTGCGCGCCAGCCTGCCCAAGGCGGTGCCTGCCGACGCGCTGCTCGCCAGCGCCGGGCTGGATGCCGGGCGGATTGCCGGCGGCTACGGCGTCGTCACCCTGCACCGGCCGTCCAACGTCGACGATGCCGAGGTGCTCGGGCCGATCATCGACGCCCTGCGCACCGTCGCCGAGCGCCTGCCGCTGGTCGTCGCGCTGCATCCGCGCACCCGCAACAACCTCGAGCGCTTCGGCATGCTCGGCCGGCTCGACACCCCGGGCTTCCTGATCCTGCCGCCGCAGGGCTACCTGGAGATGCTCGGCCTGATGTCGGGCGCGCGCATGGTGCTCACCGACTCCGGCGGCATCCAGGAAGAGACCACCGCGCTCGGCGTGCCCTGCATCACCATCCGCGAGAACACCGAGCGTCCGATCACCGTGGAGCAGGGCACCAACACCCTGGTCGGCATCGATCCGCAGGCCATCCTCGCCGCGGCGCGCGGCGTGCTCGCCACCGGCGGCAAGGGCGGGCGCATCCCCGAGCTGTGGGACGGGCGCTGCGCCGAGCGCATCGCCGCCCACCTGCACGACTGGCTGCTGCGCACCGAGGCCGGCCCGCCCGCCGGAAGCTGACATGGAGACCCGCATCACCAACGCCTTCACCTGCGACGTCGAGGACTACTTCCAGGTCTCCGCGCTGGCGCCGCACTTCCCGCGCAACCAGTGGGACAGCGTCCCGTGCCGGGTCGAGGCCAACGTGGAGCGCGTGCTCGAACTGCTCGACGGCCATGGCGTGCGCGGGACCTTCTTCACCCTGGGCTGGATCGCCGAACGCTTCCCGCAGCTCGTCCGCCGCGTCGCCGACGCCGGCCACGAGGTCGCCAGCCACGGCTACGGCCACCAGCGCGCGAGCGAGCTGACGCCCGAGGCCTTCCGCGCCGACATCCGGCTCGCCAAGGCCATCCTCGAGGACATCACCGGCCGGGCCGTCACCGGTTACCGCGCCCCCAGCTTCTCGATCGGCACCGCCAACCTGTGGGCGCACGACTGCATCGCAGAGGAGGGCTACCGCTACAGCTCGAGCGTGTATCCGGTGCGCCACGACCACTACGGCATCCCGGACGCGCCGCGTTTCCCGTGGCGGCTGCCCAGCGGCCTCGTCGAGGTGCCGATCACCACCCTGCACCTGTTCGGGCGCAACTGGCCGGCGGGCGGCGGCGGCTTCTTCCGCCTGCTGCCCTATGCACTCTCGCGCTGGCAGATCGCGCACTTCAACACCCGCGACAAGCGCCCCGCGATCTTCTATTTCCACCCCTGGGAGCTTGACCCCGATCAACCTCGCGTGACCGACGCCACGACAAAGATCCGGTTTAGGCATTACATTAATCTCAGTCGTACGGCCGCGCGGCTCGACCGCCTGCTGTCCGATTTCTCGTGGGGGCGTGCAGACGAGGTTTTTAGCGACGCCGCCTGAACCGACAGGATCCGGATGCCCAGCATGGACCGATTGCCGATCAGTGTCAGCATGCTCACCTCATCGCAACGCGAGCGCTGGGACGCCTTCGTGCAGCGTTGTCCGCAGGCCACTTTCTTCCATCTCTCGGCCTGGCAGGGGATCCTGGAAGAGGTTTTCGACCACCGCAGCTTCTACCTGTATGCCGAGCGCGCGGGCGAGATCGTCGCCATCCTGCCGCTCGCCGAAGTCCGTAGCCGGCTATTCGGCCACGCGCTGACTTCGCTCCCCTTCTGCGTCTATGGCGGCATC
This genomic stretch from Thauera sp. GDN1 harbors:
- a CDS encoding sigma-54 dependent transcriptional regulator translates to MTFVERRNRPQSIDVLVVDDEDDIRELLELSLMRMGLACDTAGSVQAARELLAQRRYRLCLTDMRLPDGDGLELVELIQGCQPGLPVAVITAFGSIETAIRALKLGAFDFVTKPVELKALRELVSHALKLKDGAGEAPVPGTTRALIGHSPAFVQLRGQAEKLARNQAPVFIHGESGTGKEVIARYIHGLGARATGPFVPVNCGAISPELMESEFFGHRKGSFTGAGTDKEGLFQAANGGTLFLDEIGELPLAMQVKLLRAIQERAVRPVGAHAEEPVDVRILSASHQDLGRLVAEGRFRQDLFFRINVITLRVPPLRERREDIPELATHILARLAAREGGAPRRLSPDALQALQRHAFPGNVRELENLLERACALCEGSEIGAADIELYPEQTASGWLTDSLAGSYYDAPQPEPAAGEEAVEAPDEAERLRIIRALEQTRWNRSAAARNLGMTLRQLRYRLQKWGME
- a CDS encoding MBL fold metallo-hydrolase, whose translation is MNPTIHHHGARHGVTGSCHQLFVEGDNSFLIDCGLFQGTETAPDGRAGADRLDIDFPIAGIGALVLTHVHIDHCGRLPWLLAAGFKGPILCSEPSARLLPTVLADAFQVGVSRDRAMVERYLDMVEPRIRALPYGKWHTIYRSAGATCRIRLQRAGHILGSAYVECELSGAAWPDKRRVIFSGDLGAPHAPLLPAPRPPWQADVLVLETTYGDRQHEDRRNRRKRLQAVVERALEDGGTVIIPAFSIGRTQELLYEFEDILHTERQRPGKHADKWAGLKIFLDSPLAQRFTELYRALQPFWDAEARARVRAGRQPLSYDQLVAIDTHERHLANVQRLARSREPAIVIAASGMCAGGRVVNYLKAMLGDPRHDVLFVGYQARGTPGHAIQTYGPRGGYVELDGERIDIRAGVHSMSGYSAHADQADLTRFVTRMRHLPGEVRLVHGEDEVRAAFARHLGAATAGKVRIVA
- a CDS encoding XrtA/PEP-CTERM system exopolysaccharide export protein; this translates as MWSGVVRFLVLGAAVGVLAGCASSFPSAPPAAADAEYNYLIGPGDTLNIVVWRNPELSMSVPVRPDGKITTPLVEDLPAIGKDSTTLARDIEKELAKFIREPVVTVIVTNFAGPYSEQIRVVGEAAEPRILPYTQKMTLLDVMIAVGGLTEFADGNAASILRTGEGNKQYSVRIKDLVKRGDVSANVEMRPGDVLIIPQSWF
- a CDS encoding XrtA system polysaccharide chain length determinant; amino-acid sequence: MEELVSQITGYLRGMWRFRWWGLALAWIVGIVAGVVIYKMPDKYESSARVFVDTQSVLRPLMAGLAVQPNVDQQIAMLSRTLISRPNVEKLITMADLDLGVNTPEQREALITRLSEDLRIGSADRTNLFTLSYSDTRPERAQRVVQSLLSLFVESGLGSKRQDADAARRFIEEQIRSYEHKLTEAENRVKEFRLRNMAVLGDGARDYVAQIGALSEQVQQARLELREAENGRDSLQRQLVGEEPVLLPQTPSASGVSIPEIDGRIDTLKRNLDELLLRYTDKHPDVAGTRRLIEELEAQKLAQVQTMQASGGSQFGALDSNPVYQQMKLALVQAESRVASLRVRVGEFQGRLDQLREQARMVPQIEAEMAQLNRDYSVHKSNYDALVARRESASIAVDMNTQTGVADFRVIDPPTLATKPTAPNRILLIPLAGLVGLAAGFALTFLISQLRPAFTDPRTLREVSGLPVLGSVSMLRTRERAAARRRGLFAFGAGVAAYAGAFAAAAVALRLIQG
- a CDS encoding XrtA-associated tyrosine autokinase, encoding MSLIEKAAQRLDQLKQASAEPGDEQLSPPAARPPAGAGPEAAAAAPARSLTQSSEVPLTAPLAQAAPVSRTAHIDLGALAARGMVTPDEPRSSIAEEFRVIKRPLLRNATDTSAVRIENANLIMVTSALPGEGKTFSAINLAISMAMELDYTVLLVDADVSRPSVFRQLGLPPERGLMDVLAGEVTDLSEVLLRTNIEKLSILPAGMPHQRATELLASENMNRLLKQIASRYSDRIVIFDSPPLLVTTESRVLATHMGQVLVVVEAERTTHASVKQALATIESCPIKLMMLNKSRQSGPGSYYGYGYGYAYGEKPRENAA
- a CDS encoding TIGR03016 family PEP-CTERM system-associated outer membrane protein, with product MALPRLTLIAALLLPLTASGLAQAQTVRIQPTLDTSLTWTDNVDTTDTDEQQDWILEVSPGVSISRESGRFSGALDMRLRNQIYAEQTEDNTTFLALQGRGTIEAVEDAFFVDLGASVSRDNRSAFRGRFAGDTLDSDEDNETRLFYVGPRFGFRFGESGLGNIGYQERWLSGGDNALGDRRTSTWNASVADPVALRLFGWGLDYQRTDTRYDEGDTRDLMQEIGRGTLFINLDPQFRVRAIAGYESNDYSTVQGESGAIWGAGFDWSPTERTSISATGEDRIFGTGYDVGVQHRMARSVWSFSATRDITSSLDELGETLLLTPQNILDLEELLVTDPDAVDDYLAGLTPLFIRTNRYYVSKAVRAAVTLIGVRNTLTVGVAQTDRSQLDTLGFSGLVDDEFDTYDRVKTREAFVAFDHKLSGLATLRLALQRSKSQGYGEDEDETTRTAYTVGVTRNLGPRTSASLTYRHTRSEGTDAYTENTIVAAVGMRF
- a CDS encoding XrtA/PEP-CTERM system-associated ATPase, whose amino-acid sequence is MYTSFFKLSGKPFQLNPDPAFFYGSRGHRRAMAYLEYGLHQSEGFIVITGEIGAGKTTIVRSLFEQLDPERVVAANIVSTQIDADDMLRLVAAAFGVPSRNLDKAGLLLALETYLVSVTAAGKRALLIVDEAQNLTPAAVEELRMLSNFQLEDHALLQSFLVGQPEFRDMMQHPEMQQLRQRVIASYHLGPLDAQETRGYIEHRLSRVGWARDPDFEPGAFSAIYGYTGGIPRRINTLCDRLMLSAYLGERHMIGEGDVREVIDELKEEFAPGRARPLQPPQPAAGGDAELALRLDALALERLRAPPELAERATSLAGNYDLQRIEARLAGLEQSVSATLQVLSQLLQAVRRDAPATDKSE
- the wecB gene encoding UDP-N-acetylglucosamine 2-epimerase (non-hydrolyzing) produces the protein MSTTAEKPAPVICVVGARPNYMKVAPIIRAFAAHNPPIPTLLVHTGQHYDPAMKDRLFADLELPEPDVNLAVGSGSHAVQTAEVMKRFEPVIDEYGARAVLVVGDVNSTLACALVASKRHIPVVHVESGLRSYDRRMPEEINRVLTDQISDVLYTTERSAHDNLAREGIAPERAVFVGNVMIDSLRASLPKAVPADALLASAGLDAGRIAGGYGVVTLHRPSNVDDAEVLGPIIDALRTVAERLPLVVALHPRTRNNLERFGMLGRLDTPGFLILPPQGYLEMLGLMSGARMVLTDSGGIQEETTALGVPCITIRENTERPITVEQGTNTLVGIDPQAILAAARGVLATGGKGGRIPELWDGRCAERIAAHLHDWLLRTEAGPPAGS
- a CDS encoding XrtA system polysaccharide deacetylase, which gives rise to METRITNAFTCDVEDYFQVSALAPHFPRNQWDSVPCRVEANVERVLELLDGHGVRGTFFTLGWIAERFPQLVRRVADAGHEVASHGYGHQRASELTPEAFRADIRLAKAILEDITGRAVTGYRAPSFSIGTANLWAHDCIAEEGYRYSSSVYPVRHDHYGIPDAPRFPWRLPSGLVEVPITTLHLFGRNWPAGGGGFFRLLPYALSRWQIAHFNTRDKRPAIFYFHPWELDPDQPRVTDATTKIRFRHYINLSRTAARLDRLLSDFSWGRADEVFSDAA